In a genomic window of Gammaproteobacteria bacterium:
- a CDS encoding tRNA 2-thiouridine synthesizing protein A, translating into MPHHFLDIRHLLCPMPIIHVQNRIANLESGEVLELVATDPGVLMDIPTWVRINGHRLLASQHEAGEIRMIIEVVNHPQQQNQSITPP; encoded by the coding sequence ATGCCCCATCATTTTCTTGATATTCGTCATCTCCTTTGCCCAATGCCCATAATCCATGTTCAGAATCGGATTGCTAATCTTGAGTCAGGAGAGGTGTTGGAGTTGGTCGCAACGGATCCTGGTGTGTTGATGGATATTCCCACTTGGGTACGAATAAATGGTCATCGGCTTTTGGCCAGTCAGCATGAGGCTGGGGAGATCCGCATGATAATTGAAGTAGTCAATCACCCACAGCAGCAGAACCAGTCAATCACCCCGCCCTAA